In Halococcus hamelinensis 100A6, a single genomic region encodes these proteins:
- a CDS encoding thiamine pyrophosphate-dependent dehydrogenase E1 component subunit alpha gives MVEWTEHEPPEGQYQVLDAEGALDGDPPEFEEDELVGMYRTMVATRTLEEKMLNMQRSGEASLIARSLGEEATPLGCAAALAPDDWVFYTYRQNPALLYWDYPMAHIIASTMGAEPETMNEHLGDLDAEVNFSPDYTPVGVNTTNAVGMAMADKFNDRETVSMAFIGDGSTSEGSFHDAMNFAGVFEPPVVIVCQNNQWAISEPSHRQTGSETFAQKGEAYGIPHERVDGNDIFAVREKAEEAVERARNGDGPTFIECVTYRMEEHNTSDNPDVYRDPEEQREEWAERDPLDRYETYLREEGVLDDDLAEEIEAELDEEVSAAVEAARGVPDSEPERMFDHHLHGDSWAQAHQRKELEREQSGKNPFTDFTGEGFDE, from the coding sequence ATGGTAGAATGGACGGAACACGAGCCGCCGGAGGGACAGTATCAGGTTCTCGATGCCGAGGGAGCGCTTGACGGCGACCCGCCCGAGTTCGAGGAGGACGAACTCGTGGGGATGTACCGCACGATGGTCGCGACCCGCACCCTCGAAGAGAAGATGTTGAACATGCAGCGCAGCGGGGAGGCCAGCCTCATCGCGCGGTCGCTGGGCGAGGAGGCGACCCCGCTCGGTTGTGCCGCCGCGCTCGCGCCCGACGACTGGGTCTTCTACACCTATCGACAGAACCCCGCACTGCTCTACTGGGACTACCCGATGGCCCACATCATCGCGAGCACGATGGGCGCGGAACCGGAGACGATGAACGAACACCTCGGCGACCTCGACGCGGAGGTGAACTTCTCGCCGGATTACACCCCCGTCGGGGTGAACACCACCAACGCCGTCGGGATGGCGATGGCCGACAAGTTCAACGACCGTGAGACGGTCTCGATGGCGTTCATCGGCGACGGTTCCACCAGCGAGGGCTCGTTCCACGACGCGATGAACTTCGCGGGCGTGTTCGAGCCGCCGGTCGTGATCGTCTGTCAGAACAACCAGTGGGCGATCTCCGAACCCTCCCACCGCCAGACCGGCTCGGAGACGTTCGCCCAGAAGGGGGAGGCCTACGGCATCCCCCACGAGCGCGTCGACGGCAACGATATCTTCGCGGTTCGCGAGAAGGCCGAGGAGGCCGTCGAACGCGCCCGCAACGGGGATGGGCCGACGTTCATCGAGTGCGTGACCTACCGGATGGAGGAGCACAACACCTCCGACAACCCCGACGTCTACCGCGATCCCGAGGAACAACGCGAGGAGTGGGCCGAGCGCGACCCGCTCGACCGGTACGAGACCTACCTCCGCGAGGAGGGGGTGCTCGACGACGACCTCGCCGAGGAGATCGAGGCCGAACTCGACGAGGAGGTCTCGGCGGCGGTCGAGGCGGCACGCGGGGTTCCCGATTCGGAGCCCGAGCGGATGTTCGACCACCACCTCCACGGCGACTCGTGGGCCCAGGCCCACCAGCGAAAAGAGCTCGAACGCGAGCAGAGCGGGAAGAATCCGTTCACGGACTTCACCGGGGAGGGGTTCGATGAGTGA
- a CDS encoding alpha-ketoacid dehydrogenase subunit beta: MSEIYPAPEADHDTGDEAEEVDLVTAVNYALHQEMEREESVRMIGYDIGPIGGVFRATQGLLEEYGEERVIDTPLAENGILGTAVGMAMAGERIVPEIQFMGFSYPAFGQFMYAMAKMYDRTGGDIELPMTLRMAYGGGVKALEYHQESTETYYAHTPGVRVVCPSTPYQAKGLLAASIRDDDPVVFLEPKRIYRGGSQAVPTEEYTLPLDEARLVREGEDVTVLTWGAMVRHAVAASDEVDADVEVVDMRSLAPLDVETVLESVKKTGRCVVLHEARRSLGLGAELSALVNEYALDRLKAPVKRATGYDVHFPGHDIEDDYLPDAERAQYAIEAVMNYEF, encoded by the coding sequence ATGAGTGAGATCTACCCGGCCCCCGAAGCCGACCACGACACCGGGGACGAGGCCGAGGAGGTCGACCTCGTGACCGCGGTGAACTACGCCCTCCACCAGGAGATGGAGCGCGAGGAGTCGGTCCGGATGATCGGCTACGACATCGGCCCCATCGGCGGGGTCTTCCGGGCGACGCAAGGTCTTCTGGAGGAGTACGGCGAGGAGCGCGTGATCGACACCCCGCTCGCGGAGAACGGTATTCTGGGGACCGCAGTGGGAATGGCGATGGCGGGCGAGCGGATCGTCCCCGAGATCCAGTTCATGGGCTTCTCCTACCCCGCCTTCGGCCAGTTCATGTACGCGATGGCGAAGATGTACGACCGAACGGGTGGGGACATCGAACTCCCGATGACCCTCCGGATGGCCTACGGCGGCGGGGTCAAAGCCCTCGAATATCACCAGGAGTCCACCGAAACCTACTACGCCCACACGCCGGGTGTGCGGGTGGTCTGCCCGAGCACGCCCTATCAGGCGAAGGGGTTGCTCGCGGCGAGCATCCGTGACGACGATCCCGTCGTCTTCCTCGAACCCAAACGGATCTACCGCGGCGGGAGTCAGGCCGTACCTACAGAAGAGTACACCCTGCCGCTCGACGAGGCCCGACTGGTTCGCGAGGGCGAGGACGTCACGGTACTAACGTGGGGCGCGATGGTGCGCCACGCGGTCGCGGCGAGCGACGAGGTAGATGCGGACGTCGAGGTCGTGGACATGCGGTCGCTAGCCCCGCTCGACGTCGAGACGGTGCTCGAATCGGTGAAGAAGACGGGGCGATGCGTCGTGCTCCACGAGGCGCGCCGGAGCCTCGGCCTCGGCGCGGAGCTCTCGGCGCTGGTCAACGAGTACGCGCTCGACCGGCTGAAAGCGCCCGTGAAACGCGCGACGGGCTACGACGTCCACTTCCCGGGCCACGACATCGAGGACGACTACCTGCCGGACGCAGAGCGCGCGCAGTACGCCATCGAGGCGGTGATGAACTATGAATTCTGA